Proteins encoded together in one Buteo buteo chromosome 26, bButBut1.hap1.1, whole genome shotgun sequence window:
- the CSRP2 gene encoding cysteine and glycine-rich protein 2 — MPNWGGGNKCGACGRTVYHAEEVQCDGRSFHRCCFLCMVCRKNLDSTTVAIHDAEVYCKSCYGKKYGPKGYGYGQGAGTLNMDRGERLGIKPESTPSPHRPTTNPNTSKFAQKFGGAEKCSRCGDSVYAAEKVIGAGKPWHKNCFRCAKCGKSLESTTLTEKEGEIYCKGCYAKNFGPKGFGYGQGAGALVHAQ; from the exons ATGCCCAACTGGGGAGGCGGCAACAAATGCGGTGCCTGCGGCCGCACCGTCTACCACGCCGAGGAGGTGCAGTGTGACGGGAGGAGCTTCCACCGGTGCTGCTTCCTCTGCA tgGTCTGCCGGAAAAACTTGGACAGCACAACTGTAGCGATTCATGATGCTGAAGTTTACTGCAAATCTTGCTACGGAAAAAAGTACGGCCCGAAAGGTTACGGATACGGCCAAGGGGCAGGCACGCTGAACatggacaggggagagagacTCGGCATCAAGCCTGAGAG CACACCCTCTCCCCACCGACCCACAACAAATCCAAACACTTCAAAGTTCGCTCAGAAGTTCGGAGGGGCAGAGAAATGCTCTAGGTGTGGTGATTCTGTTTATGCGGCAGAGAAAGTAATAGGAGCTGGAAAG ccaTGGCACAAAAACTGCTTCCGATGTGCCAAGTGTGGAAAAAGCCTAGAATCTACAACCCTAActgaaaaagagggagaaatctATTGTAAAG GCTGTTACGCAAAGAACTTTGGCCCCAAGGGATTTGGGTATGGGCAGGGAGCAGGTGCCCTCGTTCATGCCCAGTGA